In Erigeron canadensis isolate Cc75 chromosome 1, C_canadensis_v1, whole genome shotgun sequence, a single window of DNA contains:
- the LOC122608725 gene encoding zinc finger protein BALDIBIS-like isoform X1 has translation MMSSDHGFDPSSSPSSLSTFNIHEDPSILISNPNPNNHNNLSSKRKRNLPGNPDPDAEVVALSPKSLMATNRFLCEICNKGFQRDQNLQLHRRGHNLPWKLKQRNKNEVVKKKVYICPEKSCVHHDPSRALGDLTGVKKHFSRKHGEKKWKCEKCQKKYAVQSDWKAHSKICGTREYKCDCGTLFSRKDSFITHRAFCDALSEENSRMAAFPMMSTNAAQNLNFRHDLMMMNNGLRFPGMFGGGMLETSGSNQLDDHVNNNVGKQRILPMMNWLDQNINNASTSHSQLMENPSNSPLFGSSSLSNNNISGMLSSSSEMVQWFNGSSQQDNHHVAATYSGLQLKEEQDNNNNKAGDDEMQLFNSSMYNNYTTCTTPLLQPIPPPAHMSATALLQKAAQMGSTTTNNRGHGDAFGLMMSSSSLSNEDGGLMMIMSSKESTQDSSLTRDFLGVGGNDNRRPPFNNNNNNNIFKFTSTTSMDNSTI, from the exons atgatgTCTAGTGATCATGGCTTTGATCCATCATCCTCTCCTTCTTCTCTTTCTACTTTCAATATTCATGAAGACCCCTCCATCCTCATctcaaaccctaaccctaataatcataataatcttTCATCCAAAAGAAAACGTAATCTCCCTGGGAAtccag atcCAGATGCAGAAGTGGTAGCCTTATCACCAAAATCTCTGATGGCGACAAACCGATTTCTATGTGAGATTTGCAACAAGGGTTTTCAAAGAGACCAAAACTTACAGCTTCATAGAAGAGGACACAATCTACCATGGAAGCTGAAGCAAAGGAACAAAAACGAAGTGGTGAAAAAGAAAGTGTATATCTGTCCTGAAAAAAGCTGTGTTCATCATGATCCGTCTCGGGCTCTTGGGGATCTGACTGGAGTGAAGAAACACTTCAGCCGGAAACATGGGGAGAAGAAATGGAAATGTGAAAAGTGTCAAAAGAAGTACGCGGTTCAATCGGATTGGAAAGCTCATAGCAAAATCTGTGGTACTAGAGAGTACAAATGTGATTGTGGAACCCTTTTCTCCAG GAAAGATAGCTTCATAACACATAGAGCATTTTGCGATGCTTTAAGTGAAGAAAATTCAAGAATGGCTGCCTTTCCGATGATGTCAACTAATGCTGCTCAAAATCTCAATTTTCGACacgatttgatgatgatgaataatGGTTTGCGGTTTCCGGGGATGTTTGGTGGTGGGATGTTAGAAACAAGTGGTAGCAATCAGCTGGATGATCATGTAAATAATAATGTGGGAAAGCAAAGAATATTGCCAATGATGAATTGGTTAGACCAAAACATTAATAATGCTTCTACTAGTCATTCCCAATTGATGGAAAACCCTAGTAATTCACCCCTTTTCGGATCGTCGAGTTTAAGCAACAACAATATCAGCGGAATGCTATCCTCGTCATCAGAGATGGTGCAATGGTTCAATGGAAGTAGCCAGCAAGATAATCATCATGTTGCGGCTACATATTCGGGATTGCAATTGAAAGAGGaacaagataataataataataaagccGGGGATGATGAAATGCAATTATTCAATTCCTCAATGTATAACAACTACACAACTTGCACCACTCCACTACTACAACCAATTCCCCCGCCGGCTCATATGTCCGCTACCGCGCTATTACAAAAGGCGGCTCAAATGGGTTCCACAACGACAAACAACCGCGGCCACGGGGACGCGTTTGGGCTCATGATGAGTTCATCAAGTCTTTCCAATGAGGATGGGGGGCTCATGATGATCATGTCCTCGAAAGAGTCGACACAAGATTCGAGTTTGACTCGAGATTTTCTTGGAGTTGGAGGGAACGATAACAGAAGGCCAccgtttaataataataataataataatatattcaagTTCACCTCAACAACAAGCATGGATAATTCGACGATATGA
- the LOC122582537 gene encoding fasciclin-like arabinogalactan protein 11 — protein MATFFHTFKYSLLLLIIIQCTSITTTLAQAPAPAPSGPTNITKILEKAGQFTTLIRLMKTTQVGDQINTQLNNSNGQGMTVFAPTDNAFSSLKAGTLNSLSDEQKVELLQFHVMPNYYTTSQFQTISNPLRTQAGDSASNKFPMNITTSGNQVNITTGVVNATLANTIYTDGSLAVYQVDTVLLPMSLFGPPPAPAPAPSPLKKKKSGADDDTPATDDGASADASGAAVYYGHLHHGLYIGVIGFIAMFCL, from the coding sequence ATGGCtacattttttcacactttcaAATATTCActcttattattaatcatcATTCAATGCACCAGCATTACCACTACCCTAGCTCAAGCTCCAGCTCCTGCACCATCCGGCCCAACCAACATCACAAAAATCCTAGAAAAAGCCGGTCAATTCACAACCCTAATACGGCTAATGAAAACCACACAAGTTGGTGATCAAATCAACACACAACTTAACAACTCCAACGGCCAAGGGATGACGGTTTTTGCTCCAACTGACAATGCTTTCTCTAGCCTTAAAGCAGGAACATTAAACTCTCTATCCGACGAGCAAAAAGTTGAGTTGCTACAATTTCATGTCATGCCAAACTATTACACTACTTCACAGTTTCAAACCATTAGTAACCCGTTAAGGACACAAGCCGGGGATAGTGCTAGTAACAAGTTTCCCATGAATATAACCACCTCAGGGAACCAAGTGAACATTACAACCGGTGTGGTGAATGCCACGCTGGCAAATACTATCTACACTGATGGTTCACTTGCAGTGTATCAAGTGGACACAGTTTTGTTACCCATGAGTTTGTTTGGCCCGCCGCCTGCTCCAGCTCCGGCTCCATCACCTTTGAAAAAGAAGAAGTCTGGTGCTGATGATGACACCCCGGCCACTGATGACGGTGCCAGTGCTGATGCTTCTGGCGCGGCTGTTTATTATGGTCATTTGCACCACGGGTTGTATATTGGAGTGATTGGGTTCATTGCAATGTTCTGTCTGTGA
- the LOC122608725 gene encoding zinc finger protein BALDIBIS-like isoform X2: MMSSDHGFDPSSSPSSLSTFNIHEDPSILISNPNPNNHNNLSSKRKRNLPGNPDAEVVALSPKSLMATNRFLCEICNKGFQRDQNLQLHRRGHNLPWKLKQRNKNEVVKKKVYICPEKSCVHHDPSRALGDLTGVKKHFSRKHGEKKWKCEKCQKKYAVQSDWKAHSKICGTREYKCDCGTLFSRKDSFITHRAFCDALSEENSRMAAFPMMSTNAAQNLNFRHDLMMMNNGLRFPGMFGGGMLETSGSNQLDDHVNNNVGKQRILPMMNWLDQNINNASTSHSQLMENPSNSPLFGSSSLSNNNISGMLSSSSEMVQWFNGSSQQDNHHVAATYSGLQLKEEQDNNNNKAGDDEMQLFNSSMYNNYTTCTTPLLQPIPPPAHMSATALLQKAAQMGSTTTNNRGHGDAFGLMMSSSSLSNEDGGLMMIMSSKESTQDSSLTRDFLGVGGNDNRRPPFNNNNNNNIFKFTSTTSMDNSTI, from the exons atgatgTCTAGTGATCATGGCTTTGATCCATCATCCTCTCCTTCTTCTCTTTCTACTTTCAATATTCATGAAGACCCCTCCATCCTCATctcaaaccctaaccctaataatcataataatcttTCATCCAAAAGAAAACGTAATCTCCCTGGGAAtccag ATGCAGAAGTGGTAGCCTTATCACCAAAATCTCTGATGGCGACAAACCGATTTCTATGTGAGATTTGCAACAAGGGTTTTCAAAGAGACCAAAACTTACAGCTTCATAGAAGAGGACACAATCTACCATGGAAGCTGAAGCAAAGGAACAAAAACGAAGTGGTGAAAAAGAAAGTGTATATCTGTCCTGAAAAAAGCTGTGTTCATCATGATCCGTCTCGGGCTCTTGGGGATCTGACTGGAGTGAAGAAACACTTCAGCCGGAAACATGGGGAGAAGAAATGGAAATGTGAAAAGTGTCAAAAGAAGTACGCGGTTCAATCGGATTGGAAAGCTCATAGCAAAATCTGTGGTACTAGAGAGTACAAATGTGATTGTGGAACCCTTTTCTCCAG GAAAGATAGCTTCATAACACATAGAGCATTTTGCGATGCTTTAAGTGAAGAAAATTCAAGAATGGCTGCCTTTCCGATGATGTCAACTAATGCTGCTCAAAATCTCAATTTTCGACacgatttgatgatgatgaataatGGTTTGCGGTTTCCGGGGATGTTTGGTGGTGGGATGTTAGAAACAAGTGGTAGCAATCAGCTGGATGATCATGTAAATAATAATGTGGGAAAGCAAAGAATATTGCCAATGATGAATTGGTTAGACCAAAACATTAATAATGCTTCTACTAGTCATTCCCAATTGATGGAAAACCCTAGTAATTCACCCCTTTTCGGATCGTCGAGTTTAAGCAACAACAATATCAGCGGAATGCTATCCTCGTCATCAGAGATGGTGCAATGGTTCAATGGAAGTAGCCAGCAAGATAATCATCATGTTGCGGCTACATATTCGGGATTGCAATTGAAAGAGGaacaagataataataataataaagccGGGGATGATGAAATGCAATTATTCAATTCCTCAATGTATAACAACTACACAACTTGCACCACTCCACTACTACAACCAATTCCCCCGCCGGCTCATATGTCCGCTACCGCGCTATTACAAAAGGCGGCTCAAATGGGTTCCACAACGACAAACAACCGCGGCCACGGGGACGCGTTTGGGCTCATGATGAGTTCATCAAGTCTTTCCAATGAGGATGGGGGGCTCATGATGATCATGTCCTCGAAAGAGTCGACACAAGATTCGAGTTTGACTCGAGATTTTCTTGGAGTTGGAGGGAACGATAACAGAAGGCCAccgtttaataataataataataataatatattcaagTTCACCTCAACAACAAGCATGGATAATTCGACGATATGA